In one Gracilinanus agilis isolate LMUSP501 chromosome 6, AgileGrace, whole genome shotgun sequence genomic region, the following are encoded:
- the LOC123251649 gene encoding vomeronasal type-1 receptor 4-like translates to MILHEVLRIMYLAQIIIGVLGNSFVILLYSFKLSTGHKMKPIIFFLIHFLFTNIIFLLFRGIPKIIDVWELNHFVDFTASKIISYLQRVSRGLSLCSSCLLSVFQAIIISPSSPIWAEVKARVPKYILPCCLLCWIFNLLVDIVVPVYGTGLRNRTHSKERWQIGFKALDLYPTKTVIFLIWKFVYDSTFVVVMAMTSGYMIFVLYRHHQQVRNIQITNLHHKSSPEIRATKTVLLLASTSLSFNLMSSMFMIYMTFTKVTSPVMIHVSGLLSLCFPALSPFILLNNDFQITRFYCIH, encoded by the coding sequence ATGATTCTTCATGAAGTTCTTAGAATTATGTATCTGGCCCAGATTATCATTGGGGTTCTGGGGAACTCTTTTGTCATACTTCTATACAGTTTCAAGCTCAGCACTGGCCACAAGATGAAACCtataatcttttttcttattcatttcctctttaccaacatcattttccttcttttcagggGCATCCCCAAAATAATTGATGTTTGGGAATTAAACCATTTTGTGGATTTCACTGCAAGTAAAATCATATCTTACTTGCAGAGAGTATCCCGAGGCCTTTCTCTCTGCAGTTCTTGCCTCCTGAGTGTCTTCCAGGCTATCATCATCAGTCCAAGCAGCCCCATATGGGCAGAGGTCAAAGCAAGAGTTCCAAAGTATATTTTACCCTGCTGTCTTCTCTGCTggatttttaatcttttggtAGACATAGTAGTGCCTGTGTATGGCACTGGTCTAAGGAACAGAACGCACAGTAAAGAAAGATGGCAAATTGGTTTTAAAGCTTTAGATCTCTACCCCACCAAGACTGTCATATTTCTTATCTGGAAATTTGTTTATGATAGCACATTTGTGGTTGTTATGGCCATGACTAGTGGTTACATGATATTTGTCCTCTACAGACACCACCAGCAAGTGCGAAATATTCAAATCACCAATCTACACCACAAGAGCTCCCCAGAGATCCGAGCCACCAAAACCGTCTTGCTACTGGCAAGCACCTCTCTTAGCTTTAACTTGATGAGTTCCATGTTTATGATTTATATGACTTTTACTAAAGTAACTAGTCCTGTGATGATTCATGTTTCTGGTTTACTTTCTTTGTGCTTCCCAGCTCTTAGCCCCTTTATTCTGCTTAACAATGACTTCCAGATTACTAGATTCTACTGTATTcactga